Proteins from a single region of Mycetohabitans endofungorum:
- a CDS encoding IS110 family transposase has translation MRCVPSCLRCWRTNSPASSPIMRNLGHMLLDMWKRTEATIEQMNERLKRLARESELCRRLQTIAGVGVLLSSAIVSAIADASTFNRARDLAAWVGLVPQQHTTGGKPRLRGITKRGNCYLRRLFVQGARALWVWKDKHPDAPLQRWLVQLAQRRHVHVAVCTLANKLVRIAWAVLRTGADFQLHHCR, from the coding sequence ATGCGCTGCGTACCGTCCTGCCTACGTTGTTGGAGGACGAACAGTCCGGCCTCAAGTCCAATAATGCGTAATCTTGGGCACATGTTACTTGACATGTGGAAGCGCACGGAAGCAACCATTGAACAGATGAACGAACGGCTCAAGCGCTTGGCACGCGAGAGCGAGCTTTGCCGACGGCTCCAGACCATTGCGGGTGTCGGCGTCTTGCTCTCGAGCGCGATAGTCTCAGCCATTGCAGACGCATCAACCTTCAACCGGGCACGTGACCTTGCTGCCTGGGTGGGTCTTGTGCCACAGCAACATACAACGGGTGGCAAACCGCGCCTACGGGGTATCACCAAACGGGGAAACTGCTATTTGCGGCGTCTGTTTGTCCAGGGCGCTCGTGCGCTATGGGTATGGAAGGACAAGCATCCCGACGCTCCCCTGCAGCGCTGGCTCGTGCAGCTTGCACAGCGTCGGCATGTGCATGTTGCAGTCTGCACGCTGGCAAACAAACTCGTACGCATCGCGTGGGCCGTCTTGCGAACTGGGGCAGACTTCCAGTTGCATCACTGCAGATAA
- a CDS encoding IS110 family transposase, whose protein sequence is MNATTLGIDLGKRWFHVVRCDASGHTVLREKLNRNQLLQFMAQHSACLVGIETCCGSQYLARKFQSFGHNVKLLPAQYVKPFVKSQKNDFNDAQAIAEAVRLPTMHFVPIKTEDQMDVQALHRARERMLQQRLVLTNQIRGLLLDRGIEIAQGFYALRTVLPTLLEDEQSGLKSNNA, encoded by the coding sequence ATGAACGCGACTACACTGGGTATCGACCTCGGTAAGCGCTGGTTTCATGTTGTTAGATGCGACGCATCGGGACATACTGTCTTGCGCGAGAAACTCAATCGCAATCAGCTTCTGCAATTTATGGCCCAGCATTCGGCCTGTCTGGTAGGAATCGAGACATGCTGTGGCTCTCAGTATCTGGCCCGTAAATTTCAAAGCTTCGGGCATAACGTTAAGCTTCTACCCGCCCAATACGTCAAACCATTCGTCAAGTCACAGAAGAACGACTTCAATGATGCACAGGCGATCGCCGAAGCAGTCAGATTGCCAACGATGCACTTTGTGCCAATCAAGACGGAAGACCAAATGGACGTTCAGGCACTGCATCGCGCCCGGGAGCGGATGCTACAGCAACGCCTTGTGCTGACCAATCAGATTCGCGGGCTGCTACTGGACAGAGGCATCGAGATTGCCCAGGGCTTTTATGCGCTGCGTACCGTCCTGCCTACGTTGTTGGAGGACGAACAGTCCGGCCTCAAGTCCAATAATGCGTAA
- a CDS encoding ATP-binding protein, whose product MLRSLIRLYLAIIVVAGAAITLVNVSFVRIFHERASEQARNSLTTYAFVLTDFLKRHAGDQRTAALRELSKHGNEGLSFMTWHDVERLLEARQSSELRAGKIALSMGTKHDDMPMPDGMVVHASPEEPTHLDLQIYAYGFIAFATLLAVWTWIHYHWRDLHKLEAAVRAFGAGKLSTRAQVSSKSNIYALSRQFNEMAEQIEASILQQRDMMYGISHELKTPLARLKFGLALLASPDSPERQRERHDALHADVRELDDLITELLTLCRLEQLAPHKTPTCVAVDELLYSVAGSVAHDVGDRGLTLSVSMQGSPQRYVCDPKLVARALLNLVRNGLRYANSNITLSATTDAHGALQLVVEDDGPGIPVEDRQRVFEPFYQPHSSRDLQTSGFGLGLAIVRRIALLHGGRVWLEQGALGGARFVMTLPALPGEEP is encoded by the coding sequence ATGCTTCGTTCGCTGATCCGTCTGTACTTGGCCATCATCGTCGTCGCGGGCGCTGCCATCACATTGGTCAACGTGTCGTTCGTTCGTATTTTTCACGAGCGCGCCAGCGAGCAGGCGCGCAATTCGCTGACCACTTACGCGTTCGTGCTGACCGACTTTCTCAAGCGGCACGCCGGCGATCAGCGCACCGCGGCGCTACGCGAGTTGAGCAAGCATGGCAACGAGGGCCTCAGCTTCATGACATGGCATGACGTCGAGCGGTTGCTCGAGGCGCGGCAGTCGAGCGAGCTACGTGCCGGCAAGATCGCGCTGAGCATGGGTACCAAGCATGACGACATGCCAATGCCAGACGGCATGGTTGTGCACGCCAGTCCGGAGGAGCCGACCCATCTGGACCTCCAGATCTACGCATACGGATTTATCGCGTTCGCCACGCTGCTGGCCGTCTGGACATGGATTCATTACCACTGGCGCGATCTACACAAGCTCGAGGCCGCCGTCCGTGCATTCGGCGCAGGCAAACTGTCCACGCGGGCCCAGGTATCCAGCAAATCCAACATCTATGCGCTGTCGCGGCAATTCAACGAGATGGCCGAGCAGATCGAGGCCTCGATCCTGCAACAGCGTGACATGATGTACGGTATTTCGCACGAACTGAAGACGCCGCTGGCCAGGCTCAAGTTTGGGCTGGCACTGCTTGCATCGCCGGACTCGCCTGAGCGCCAGCGCGAGCGCCACGACGCGCTGCACGCCGACGTGCGGGAACTCGATGATTTGATTACCGAATTGCTAACGCTATGCCGTCTTGAGCAGCTGGCGCCGCATAAGACGCCGACGTGCGTGGCGGTCGACGAACTGCTCTACAGCGTCGCCGGCAGCGTCGCGCATGACGTCGGCGACCGAGGGCTGACGCTATCGGTATCGATGCAGGGCTCGCCACAACGATACGTATGTGACCCAAAGCTGGTTGCCCGCGCGTTATTGAACCTAGTCCGCAACGGCCTGCGCTATGCAAACAGCAACATCACGCTGAGCGCGACGACTGACGCGCATGGCGCGCTGCAGCTTGTTGTTGAGGACGACGGCCCGGGCATCCCCGTTGAAGATCGGCAACGGGTATTCGAGCCGTTCTACCAGCCGCATTCCAGCCGCGACCTGCAAACCAGCGGCTTCGGCTTGGGACTGGCGATCGTGCGACGCATCGCGCTGCTGCACGGCGGCCGCGTATGGCTCGAACAGGGTGCGCTCGGCGGCGCGCGCTTTGTCATGACGTTGCCTGCGCTGCCGGGTGAAGAACCCTAA
- a CDS encoding DUF3597 family protein, translated as MTIFDDIVSKLLRSARPDACIVSPEPAPDPAAATASTDAPIPVPTPLSGVDVAAVLDVRVRESGRALDWRRDVANNETD; from the coding sequence ATGACGATCTTTGATGATATCGTGAGTAAGTTGCTGCGTAGCGCTAGGCCAGATGCATGCATCGTTTCGCCGGAACCCGCGCCGGACCCGGCAGCGGCTACCGCGTCGACCGACGCGCCGATTCCGGTGCCGACACCGCTGAGTGGTGTCGATGTCGCCGCCGTGCTGGATGTCCGGGTGCGTGAAAGTGGACGTGCGCTGGATTGGCGGCGCGATGTTGCGAATAACGAAACCGATTGA
- a CDS encoding rubredoxin, with amino-acid sequence MYKKGAVVEIQFTANRLNDHAGEPYWIDLDPDEAMTLYRQLHARLANATPPAQPLIVSLDAPAARHDSARDAPRQVGPAVRLDTAAAAQPASAESDEVAFRQWVCVICGWVYDEAHGAPDDGIPPGTRWDDVPADWRCPLCDVGKADFAMVEF; translated from the coding sequence ATGTATAAGAAAGGCGCTGTTGTCGAGATTCAATTCACCGCTAACCGGCTCAACGACCATGCAGGGGAGCCGTACTGGATCGACCTGGACCCAGACGAGGCGATGACTCTGTATCGGCAATTGCACGCCAGGTTGGCTAATGCAACGCCGCCGGCTCAACCGCTTATCGTATCGCTGGATGCACCGGCGGCCAGACACGACTCGGCACGTGACGCACCACGTCAGGTGGGCCCCGCTGTAAGGCTCGATACCGCCGCAGCAGCCCAGCCGGCTTCGGCGGAGTCAGACGAGGTCGCGTTTCGGCAATGGGTCTGCGTGATCTGCGGCTGGGTCTATGACGAGGCGCACGGCGCGCCGGACGACGGGATCCCGCCTGGGACCCGTTGGGACGACGTGCCGGCCGATTGGCGGTGCCCGCTTTGCGACGTCGGTAAGGCGGACTTCGCAATGGTCGAGTTCTGA
- a CDS encoding amino acid adenylation domain-containing protein: MDASITPVTYALTTAQTEIWIAQQLHPDSPVYNIAQYTVIEGEIEAAVFEAALRQVIDEADTLRLQFVDSDDGLRQRIGTPAWSMPVLDLRAESDPQAAAQAWMRADYQQPVNLMQGPLFCYALLKVAPEQWIWYQRYHHIMTDGYGQYLIAQRVAHVYSALCAGTAPAACDFGSIRQLLESDAQYQTSAQRAQDEAYWLKHCARWPEPATLASRAAPAFQQRLRQTTDLAIQWVDDYVLDAGRLAQFLSAALAAYLHRMTGAQDVVFGFPVTARLGADGHIPGMVANTVPLRFRFEPEINLLSLMRQAAKEIQSALQYQRYPSEALQRQLGLAPGQSLLGIKVNVMPFDYALSFGGHSSTSHNLLAGPVEDLMIGVYWTPNSRQLRIDFDANPACYTAEMLDTHQRRFIRFIQVLAADAMQPISEIDLLDADERYRLLAEWNATQRDYPSYLCIHQLFEAQVERTPEAVALVYEDQTLSYAQLNAQANRLAHQLIELGVKPDTRVAICMQRSAALVVGLLAILKAGGAYVPLDPSYPSERLAHILADAAPRIVLADAAGRAALGEAALVSCTVLDPATLPALPDTNPSVAELTAQHLAYVIYTSGSTGIPKGVMVPHRAIARLVINNGYVDIRTDDHVAFAANPAFDASTFEVWAPLLNGATVVVIDHDTVLRPAAFAHTLRKQRISILWLTVGLFNQMVTQVDTAFSQLKALIVGGDVLDARWVAQVMRGSPPEQLINGYGPTESTTFATTYKITSVPERNASIPIGRPIANTCVYLLDAHGQPVPLGAVGELYIGGAGVARGYLNRPELTAERFVPDPFSEDADARLYKTGDLARYRPDGNLEFVGRNDEQVKIRGFRIEPGEIAACLTVHPQVREAVVLALGEGQNKRLVAYVVADPDDALASTLRAQVAAALPEYMVPSAFVRLDAFPLTPNGKLDRRALPAPDAAALAHQAYEAPQGELEATLAAIWSELLGVEHVGRHDSFFALGGHSLLAVQLIERLRRRGLSVSVRLLFEAPTLSALAQTLGQRRDVAVPANAITPDTTAITPSMLPLIELTQADIDKVVEQVSGGVANIQDIYALSPLQDGLLFHHLLASTGDPYLLMVQLAFDTRERLDQYLHALQQVIDRHDILRTAFVWEGVSMPAQVVWRHARLPVTELTLDAADGPIAEQLTRRFDPRHTRLDLTQAPLLHCAIAQDRRGRWLLMQRLHHLIIDHSTLEVMHAEVRAFVEGRGDTLPPAQPFRHLVAQARLGVSEAAHTRFFTELLADVEPTLPFGLAQVQHDGSEVSESHRRLPPALNDQLRAHAKRLGVSLASLCHLAWAQVLARASGQQRVVFGTVLFGRMQAGSGADRAMGLFINTLPLRVDLDGSVQAAVHATHARLAALLEHEHASLALAQRCSGVPAGTPLFSALLNYRHNAMDSSERSGLLGVEWLSAQERTNYPIGLSVDDDGQSLELTAQSVPSLEPERVCAYMQQALHSLADALEATPDTAVQQLQVLPEAERQLLLQTWNATQQAYPLHWCVHQLFEAQVERTPEAPALVFEDQTLSYAQLNAQANRLAHQLIELGVKPDVRVAICVQRSAALVVGLLAILKAGGAYVPLDPSYPGERLVHILADAAPNIVLADAAGRAALGEAALASCTVLDPATLPALPDTNPSVTGLTARHLAYVIYTSGSTGTPKGVMVEHRGVVNLALAQIACFGVQPASRILQFVSFSFDVSASDIFTALGCGASLYLSPERARHDRNGLWNYLIRHQITHAALPPTLLQNGEGLPYLHTPLTLIVGGEAPSATLVRDLADQGTVFNAYGPTETTVCATAWRGARDFSGEVLIGRPIANTRIYLLDASGQPVPLGAIGELYIGGSGVARGYLNRPELTAERFVPDPFSDDADARLYKTGDLARYLPDGNLELLGRNDEQVKIRGFRIEPGEIKACLTAHPQVRDAVVLTCGEGSAKRLVAYVQAEADEQLASTLRAQVAASLPEYMVPSAFVRLDAWPLTPNGKLDRRALPAPDDEALAHQAYEAPQGDLETTLATIWSELLGVERVGRHDSFFALGGHSLLAMRLISRVRTALGVDLAIRTLFEAPTLAGLAHHLLKRDGIQENSFSVLLPLRPTGSHPALFCIHPALGLSWSYMELSSYLPPNQPLYGLQARGLDGISPLASTLDEMVSDYLEQMRRVQPKGPYCLLGWSFGGNVAHSMAVRLEHQGEKVALLALLDSAPLVSSNAFAEKENQLDQAMIREVFAAHYGNELVSSMDERLLENTEEIAKNNGRIVRDYSLPQYGGDALLFRATVAEAGRETLVTPDAWKPYVFGEIEVRDVHCRHGEMLSPGPTAIIGPILACKLDEWES; this comes from the coding sequence ATGGATGCTAGCATCACGCCCGTTACGTATGCATTAACCACTGCCCAAACGGAGATCTGGATCGCGCAGCAACTGCATCCAGATAGCCCTGTCTACAACATTGCGCAGTACACGGTGATCGAAGGCGAAATTGAGGCGGCCGTCTTTGAAGCGGCATTGCGTCAAGTCATCGATGAGGCCGATACCCTGCGCTTGCAATTTGTCGATAGCGATGACGGACTGCGGCAAAGAATCGGTACACCCGCATGGTCAATGCCGGTGCTGGACCTCAGGGCAGAATCCGATCCTCAGGCAGCGGCCCAGGCGTGGATGCGGGCCGATTATCAGCAGCCGGTGAATCTGATGCAGGGGCCGCTTTTTTGCTATGCGTTGCTGAAAGTGGCACCCGAGCAGTGGATTTGGTATCAGCGCTATCACCATATCATGACGGATGGATATGGTCAGTACCTGATCGCACAACGCGTTGCACACGTGTATAGCGCGCTGTGCGCGGGAACGGCGCCGGCGGCATGTGATTTTGGCTCGATCCGACAGCTATTGGAAAGCGATGCGCAATATCAGACCTCCGCCCAACGGGCACAAGACGAAGCGTATTGGCTTAAGCACTGCGCCCGTTGGCCTGAGCCGGCGACGCTGGCAAGCCGCGCAGCCCCGGCTTTCCAGCAGCGGCTGCGTCAGACGACTGACCTGGCCATTCAATGGGTAGACGACTATGTGCTGGATGCGGGCCGGCTGGCGCAGTTCTTGAGCGCTGCACTGGCCGCGTATCTGCATCGCATGACCGGCGCGCAGGACGTGGTGTTCGGTTTTCCAGTGACTGCCCGCTTGGGGGCAGACGGGCATATTCCTGGCATGGTCGCCAATACGGTTCCATTGCGGTTCAGATTCGAGCCGGAGATCAACTTATTGTCGTTGATGCGGCAGGCGGCGAAGGAAATCCAAAGCGCACTGCAATATCAACGCTACCCGAGCGAAGCGCTGCAGCGTCAACTTGGGCTGGCGCCCGGGCAGTCACTATTGGGCATCAAGGTCAACGTGATGCCGTTTGACTACGCGCTGTCGTTTGGCGGGCATTCATCGACGAGCCATAATCTGCTCGCGGGTCCGGTTGAGGATCTGATGATCGGTGTTTATTGGACACCCAATAGCCGTCAATTACGGATCGACTTTGATGCCAATCCGGCTTGCTACACCGCGGAGATGCTCGACACGCATCAGCGCCGGTTTATCCGGTTCATACAAGTGCTCGCTGCCGATGCCATGCAACCGATTAGCGAGATCGATCTGCTCGACGCCGACGAGCGGTATCGGCTGCTGGCCGAGTGGAATGCGACGCAGCGGGACTACCCGTCGTACTTATGCATCCACCAGTTATTCGAAGCGCAGGTCGAGCGCACGCCCGAGGCAGTGGCACTGGTGTATGAAGATCAAACGTTGAGCTATGCGCAGCTGAACGCACAGGCCAATCGCCTCGCGCACCAGCTGATCGAGTTAGGCGTCAAGCCGGACACGCGCGTGGCGATCTGCATGCAGCGTAGTGCCGCGCTGGTCGTGGGGCTGTTGGCGATTTTGAAAGCCGGCGGCGCGTATGTGCCGCTCGATCCCAGCTATCCGAGTGAGCGCTTGGCGCACATCCTCGCCGATGCGGCACCTCGCATTGTGCTGGCTGATGCGGCCGGGCGCGCTGCATTGGGGGAGGCGGCGCTCGTGTCTTGCACGGTGCTCGATCCGGCCACCCTGCCGGCATTGCCGGACACGAATCCGTCGGTAGCCGAGCTCACCGCCCAGCATCTGGCGTATGTGATTTATACGTCGGGTTCGACCGGTATACCTAAGGGGGTAATGGTGCCGCATCGTGCGATTGCGCGGCTGGTTATCAACAATGGCTATGTTGACATCCGCACCGATGATCATGTGGCGTTCGCAGCGAACCCGGCCTTCGACGCGAGCACGTTTGAAGTGTGGGCGCCGTTGTTAAACGGCGCCACCGTTGTGGTGATTGATCATGACACGGTGCTGAGGCCCGCTGCGTTTGCGCACACTTTGCGCAAACAGCGCATCAGCATTTTGTGGCTCACCGTTGGCTTGTTCAATCAGATGGTCACACAAGTGGACACGGCCTTCTCTCAACTGAAGGCATTGATTGTCGGAGGAGACGTGTTGGATGCGAGGTGGGTTGCGCAAGTGATGCGCGGGTCACCTCCTGAGCAACTGATCAACGGTTATGGTCCAACCGAAAGCACCACGTTTGCGACGACTTACAAGATCACGTCCGTGCCGGAAAGAAACGCCAGCATCCCGATTGGCCGGCCGATAGCGAATACGTGTGTTTATCTGCTCGATGCGCATGGGCAGCCGGTGCCATTGGGTGCGGTCGGCGAGCTGTATATTGGTGGCGCGGGGGTGGCACGGGGCTATCTAAACCGTCCGGAGCTGACCGCTGAGCGCTTTGTGCCCGATCCGTTCTCAGAGGACGCGGATGCGCGGTTGTATAAGACCGGTGATTTGGCGCGTTACCGACCGGATGGCAATTTGGAGTTTGTGGGGCGCAACGATGAGCAAGTGAAGATTCGCGGCTTTCGGATTGAACCCGGGGAGATCGCAGCGTGCTTAACGGTGCACCCGCAGGTGCGCGAGGCGGTGGTGCTGGCGTTGGGCGAAGGGCAGAACAAGCGGCTGGTCGCGTATGTGGTGGCCGATCCCGATGACGCGCTAGCGAGCACGCTGCGCGCGCAGGTGGCGGCAGCATTGCCCGAATATATGGTGCCCAGTGCATTTGTGCGGCTGGACGCGTTTCCGCTGACGCCCAACGGCAAGCTGGATCGGCGTGCGCTGCCCGCACCGGACGCTGCCGCGCTGGCGCATCAAGCATATGAAGCGCCGCAAGGCGAGCTGGAGGCGACGCTCGCGGCGATTTGGTCGGAGCTATTGGGTGTCGAACATGTGGGTCGGCACGACAGCTTTTTTGCGCTCGGGGGCCACTCGCTGCTGGCGGTGCAACTCATTGAGCGCCTGCGGCGTCGGGGCTTGAGTGTGTCGGTGCGGCTGCTGTTTGAGGCACCGACGCTCAGTGCGTTGGCGCAGACGCTGGGTCAGCGCCGTGATGTGGCGGTGCCTGCGAACGCGATCACGCCCGACACGACTGCAATTACGCCGTCGATGCTGCCGCTCATTGAGCTGACACAAGCGGACATTGACAAGGTTGTCGAGCAGGTGTCTGGTGGTGTGGCCAATATCCAAGACATTTATGCGCTGTCGCCGCTGCAAGACGGGCTGTTGTTTCACCATCTGCTGGCCAGCACAGGCGATCCGTATCTGCTGATGGTGCAGCTGGCCTTTGACACGCGCGAGCGGCTTGACCAGTATCTGCACGCGCTGCAGCAGGTGATCGATCGCCACGATATTTTGCGCACCGCGTTCGTGTGGGAAGGCGTGTCCATGCCCGCGCAAGTGGTGTGGCGCCACGCACGGCTGCCGGTGACCGAGCTGACGTTGGACGCCGCTGACGGGCCGATCGCCGAACAATTGACGCGGCGCTTTGATCCGCGTCACACGCGGCTGGATCTGACGCAAGCGCCACTGCTGCACTGTGCGATCGCCCAGGATAGGAGGGGCCGCTGGCTACTCATGCAGCGGCTGCACCATTTGATTATCGATCACTCGACGCTGGAAGTGATGCACGCGGAGGTGCGGGCGTTCGTCGAGGGTCGAGGCGACACGCTGCCGCCGGCGCAGCCGTTCCGCCATCTAGTCGCGCAAGCGAGGCTAGGCGTGAGTGAAGCCGCGCATACGCGCTTTTTTACCGAGCTGCTCGCGGATGTGGAGCCGACCTTGCCGTTTGGACTCGCGCAGGTACAGCACGACGGCAGTGAAGTGAGCGAGTCACACCGGAGGCTGCCGCCGGCGTTGAACGATCAGCTGCGCGCGCACGCCAAACGGTTGGGCGTAAGTCTGGCGAGTTTGTGCCACTTGGCATGGGCGCAGGTGCTTGCACGCGCGAGCGGCCAACAACGCGTAGTGTTTGGCACCGTGCTGTTTGGTCGGATGCAAGCCGGTAGCGGTGCCGATCGTGCGATGGGGCTCTTTATTAATACGCTGCCGCTGCGCGTAGATCTGGACGGCAGTGTGCAGGCCGCCGTGCATGCGACGCATGCGCGGCTGGCGGCGTTGCTCGAGCATGAGCACGCGTCGTTGGCGCTCGCACAGCGCTGCAGCGGTGTGCCGGCGGGCACGCCGCTCTTTAGCGCGCTGCTCAATTACCGGCACAATGCGATGGATTCAAGCGAGCGCAGCGGGCTGCTAGGGGTGGAATGGTTGAGCGCCCAGGAGCGCACCAATTACCCCATCGGGCTGTCAGTGGACGATGATGGGCAATCGTTGGAGCTGACGGCCCAGAGCGTGCCGTCGCTAGAGCCCGAGCGGGTGTGCGCGTATATGCAGCAGGCGCTGCACAGCTTGGCCGACGCGCTCGAGGCGACGCCCGACACCGCAGTGCAGCAGCTGCAGGTGCTGCCCGAGGCGGAGCGCCAGTTGCTGCTGCAGACATGGAATGCGACGCAGCAGGCGTATCCGTTGCACTGGTGTGTGCATCAGCTATTCGAAGCGCAGGTCGAGCGCACGCCCGAGGCGCCGGCGCTGGTGTTTGAAGACCAAACGTTGAGCTATGCGCAGCTGAACGCACAAGCCAATCGTCTCGCGCACCAGTTGATCGAGTTAGGCGTCAAGCCCGATGTACGGGTGGCAATCTGCGTTCAGCGCAGTGCCGCGCTGGTCGTGGGGCTGCTGGCAATTTTGAAAGCGGGTGGCGCGTATGTGCCGCTCGATCCGAGCTACCCAGGCGAGCGCTTGGTGCACATTCTCGCCGATGCGGCACCGAACATTGTGCTCGCGGATGCGGCCGGGCGTGCTGCATTGGGCGAGGCGGCGCTCGCGTCATGCACGGTGCTCGATCCAGCCACCCTGCCGGCGTTGCCGGACACGAACCCGTCGGTGACGGGCCTGACGGCCCGGCATCTGGCGTATGTAATCTATACGTCGGGCTCCACCGGTACCCCGAAGGGCGTGATGGTCGAGCATCGGGGCGTGGTGAACCTTGCTCTGGCGCAGATTGCCTGTTTTGGGGTGCAGCCAGCCAGCCGCATTTTGCAGTTTGTCTCGTTCAGTTTCGATGTAAGCGCCTCCGACATTTTTACAGCTTTAGGTTGCGGGGCAAGCTTGTATCTGTCTCCTGAGAGGGCTCGGCATGATCGAAACGGATTATGGAACTATTTGATCAGGCATCAGATCACGCATGCCGCCTTGCCCCCTACGCTGCTTCAAAATGGTGAGGGGCTGCCTTACCTGCATACCCCTTTAACTCTAATTGTGGGAGGTGAAGCACCCAGTGCAACGTTGGTTCGAGACTTGGCCGATCAAGGCACGGTCTTTAATGCCTACGGCCCTACGGAGACGACCGTTTGTGCCACAGCATGGCGTGGTGCACGTGATTTCAGCGGTGAGGTTTTGATTGGTCGGCCGATTGCGAACACAAGGATCTATCTGCTCGATGCGTCTGGTCAGCCGGTGCCCCTGGGTGCGATCGGCGAGTTGTATATTGGTGGGTCGGGGGTCGCACGGGGTTACCTGAACCGCCCGGAGTTGACCGCTGAGCGCTTTGTGCCGGATCCGTTCTCCGATGACGCTGATGCACGGCTGTACAAAACCGGGGACTTGGCGCGTTATTTACCGGACGGTAATCTGGAGTTATTGGGGCGCAACGATGAGCAAGTGAAGATTCGCGGCTTTCGGATTGAACCGGGTGAGATCAAAGCATGCTTAACGGCGCATCCGCAAGTGCGTGATGCGGTGGTGCTCACATGCGGTGAGGGCTCGGCGAAGCGGCTGGTGGCGTATGTACAAGCCGAAGCGGATGAGCAATTAGCGAGCACACTGCGTGCACAGGTAGCGGCGAGCCTGCCCGAGTATATGGTGCCCAGTGCGTTTGTGCGGCTGGACGCGTGGCCGCTGACACCGAACGGCAAGCTCGATCGGCGTGCGCTGCCCGCACCGGATGACGAGGCGCTCGCGCATCAAGCGTACGAAGCGCCACAAGGCGATCTTGAGACGACGCTGGCGACGATCTGGTCCGAGCTATTGGGTGTCGAACGTGTGGGCCGGCACGACAGCTTCTTTGCACTCGGGGGCCACTCGCTGCTGGCCATGCGCCTGATCAGTCGTGTACGCACAGCGTTAGGGGTTGACCTTGCTATTCGTACGCTGTTTGAGGCACCCACCCTCGCAGGCTTAGCACACCATTTACTTAAGCGTGACGGGATCCAGGAAAACTCGTTTTCCGTTCTGCTTCCTCTTAGGCCCACAGGCAGTCATCCTGCTCTTTTCTGCATTCATCCCGCATTGGGTTTGAGCTGGAGCTATATGGAGCTGTCCAGTTACCTTCCCCCGAACCAGCCCCTTTATGGCCTGCAGGCTCGTGGGTTAGATGGAATAAGCCCGCTTGCATCGACCCTTGACGAGATGGTGTCAGACTATCTTGAACAAATGCGCCGGGTTCAGCCCAAAGGGCCTTACTGCTTATTAGGATGGAGCTTCGGCGGCAATGTGGCGCATAGCATGGCTGTTCGACTCGAACACCAGGGCGAAAAAGTGGCGTTGCTGGCGTTACTGGATAGTGCCCCTCTTGTAAGCAGCAACGCCTTTGCAGAGAAAGAAAATCAACTTGACCAGGCGATGATTAGAGAGGTGTTTGCCGCCCACTATGGCAATGAGTTAGTCTCGTCGATGGATGAGCGTTTATTGGAAAATACCGAGGAAATTGCAAAGAATAATGGGCGTATCGTGAGAGATTATTCTTTACCTCAGTATGGCGGTGATGCGCTATTGTTTCGAGCCACGGTAGCAGAGGCGGGACGTGAAACGCTCGTCACGCCTGATGCGTGGAAACCGTATGTGTTCGGGGAGATAGAGGTTCGTGACGTTCACTGTCGCCACGGAGAAATGCTTAGCCCAGGACCCACGGCGATTATTGGTCCCATCTTAGCCTGTAAGCTAGATGAGTGGGAAAGCTGA